Proteins encoded within one genomic window of Sphaerotilus montanus:
- a CDS encoding YqaA family protein: MEAWIDSLLLMLALPKFGLSTVFIVSLVSATLLPLGSEPAVFGLVKLNPELFWPAVLVATAGNTIGGGVSWWMGYGAEKAYEHVTHHPAADHRALAMLRRFGAKACLLSWLPIVGDPLCAVAGWLKLPFWPCLLYMAIGKFLRYLVMTAGLLWVFPGQFGPL; encoded by the coding sequence ATGGAAGCCTGGATCGACTCGTTGCTCTTGATGCTGGCGCTGCCGAAGTTCGGCCTCAGCACCGTCTTCATCGTCTCGCTGGTCTCGGCGACGCTGCTGCCGCTCGGCTCGGAGCCAGCGGTGTTCGGGCTGGTCAAGCTCAACCCGGAACTGTTCTGGCCGGCGGTGCTGGTGGCGACTGCCGGCAACACCATCGGCGGGGGCGTTTCGTGGTGGATGGGTTATGGCGCCGAGAAAGCCTACGAACACGTCACCCACCACCCGGCCGCCGACCACCGGGCGCTGGCCATGCTGCGCCGCTTCGGGGCGAAGGCGTGCCTGCTGAGCTGGCTGCCGATCGTCGGCGATCCGCTGTGCGCGGTGGCGGGGTGGCTGAAGCTGCCGTTCTGGCCCTGCCTGCTGTACATGGCGATCGGCAAGTTCCTGCGCTATCTGGTGATGACGGCGGGACTGCTTTGGGTATTTCCGGGGCAGTTCGGACCTCTATGA